In Dyadobacter subterraneus, a single genomic region encodes these proteins:
- a CDS encoding VOC family protein: MSTIKIPNGHQTIMPYLMLESAEKFIDFTTKVFSAEVTFKKMRDDTDVVMHSEIRINGSTIMFCDSTEKWKTETANLFIYVEDADESYQKALSEGATTIMEPADQDYGRSCGVTDPSGNVWWVTSVK; encoded by the coding sequence ATGAGCACTATAAAAATTCCAAACGGGCATCAAACGATAATGCCCTATTTAATGCTGGAATCAGCTGAAAAATTTATTGACTTTACCACCAAAGTTTTTAGCGCAGAAGTAACTTTCAAGAAAATGCGGGATGATACGGACGTTGTGATGCATTCCGAAATCCGGATCAATGGAAGTACAATCATGTTTTGTGACAGTACTGAGAAATGGAAAACGGAGACAGCCAATCTTTTTATTTATGTTGAAGATGCGGATGAGTCGTATCAAAAGGCACTTTCAGAAGGCGCAACAACGATTATGGAACCGGCAGACCAGGATTATGGAAGAAGCTGCGGAGTGACAGATCCGAGTGGAAATGTTTGGTGGGTTACTTCGGTGAAATAA
- a CDS encoding helix-turn-helix transcriptional regulator, protein MKYLTISPSSKLSGFVRCFWVLEDEVSTEKPYIHRVMPDGCAEMIFHYQTPFDEIFSKDKIETSFSSGLHGQSQNFRRFIVHRNFGIFGAYLYPFTLPLLFSMPSDELSNEMPDLPTLMGNEGKILEEKMMLAKTNEERVIIISAFLEEKISRNYRHEPAVFASICNIIQSRGTTNVQQMAEESFLSTRQFERKFKAFSGFSPKLYARIVRFQSALNMYGDSQKSLTKIAYECGYYDQSHFIHDFKEFSGQHPRSFFSGKAEGAEYRDA, encoded by the coding sequence ATGAAATATTTAACCATTTCTCCATCATCAAAACTTTCCGGATTTGTCAGATGCTTCTGGGTTTTGGAAGACGAAGTAAGTACGGAAAAACCCTACATTCATCGGGTTATGCCGGATGGATGCGCAGAAATGATTTTTCATTACCAAACTCCTTTTGATGAAATTTTCTCAAAAGATAAGATTGAAACATCCTTCAGCTCCGGTCTGCATGGTCAGTCTCAAAATTTTCGTCGTTTTATCGTACACCGAAATTTTGGGATTTTTGGCGCTTATCTCTATCCTTTTACGCTGCCACTATTGTTTTCAATGCCATCAGATGAATTAAGCAACGAAATGCCGGATCTTCCAACTTTGATGGGAAATGAGGGCAAAATTCTTGAAGAAAAAATGATGCTGGCAAAAACCAATGAAGAAAGAGTTATTATTATTTCGGCATTTCTTGAAGAAAAGATAAGCCGGAATTACAGACATGAACCTGCCGTATTTGCATCGATTTGCAATATCATTCAGTCAAGAGGCACTACGAATGTTCAACAAATGGCCGAAGAAAGTTTTTTATCAACCCGACAATTTGAAAGAAAATTTAAAGCGTTTTCAGGTTTCAGTCCCAAGTTATATGCCAGAATTGTCCGCTTTCAATCCGCATTAAATATGTATGGAGATTCTCAGAAATCACTTACTAAAATTGCCTACGAATGCGGATACTATGATCAGTCACATTTTATTCACGACTTCAAAGAATTCTCCGGTCAGCATCCGCGATCTTTCTTTTCCGGTAAAGCAGAAGGTGCTGAATATCGGGATGCATAA
- a CDS encoding cupin-like domain-containing protein, giving the protein MKLVPIEKRTGLTREEFIENYLKPSRPVVFTDLAKDWPAMQKWTFEWLRENHGQIEIPLVDNHMHDADKYFQIAKTMKFGEYLSLIEKGPTDLRLFLFDIFKKAPSLTEDIRFPTIMDGFLKYYKFVFFGGEGSITNLHYDMDCSNVFLTQFHTRKQVILFSPEESTRLYQHPFTVMSKVDPINPDYERFPAMKGAVGYETTLLHGETIFIPSLWWHYIRYIDGGFSLALRANNSVFTAVRGGMNLVRHTVVDKGMASLLGIEWQHWKEKKAVEKAQQLIAQEA; this is encoded by the coding sequence ATGAAATTAGTGCCAATAGAAAAGCGTACGGGACTTACCCGTGAAGAATTTATTGAAAATTATCTTAAACCAAGTCGCCCGGTTGTTTTCACAGATTTGGCAAAAGATTGGCCGGCGATGCAAAAATGGACATTTGAATGGCTTCGTGAAAACCACGGACAAATTGAAATTCCATTGGTGGATAACCACATGCACGATGCCGATAAGTATTTCCAGATCGCCAAAACGATGAAATTTGGGGAATACCTTTCATTAATCGAAAAGGGCCCGACAGATTTAAGACTTTTCCTTTTTGATATTTTCAAAAAAGCACCTTCTCTGACAGAAGATATCCGTTTTCCAACGATTATGGACGGATTTTTGAAATATTATAAATTTGTATTTTTTGGTGGTGAAGGTTCCATTACAAACCTGCACTATGATATGGATTGCTCAAATGTATTTTTGACGCAGTTCCATACACGCAAACAGGTTATTTTATTCTCACCAGAAGAAAGCACAAGACTTTATCAGCATCCATTTACGGTAATGAGCAAAGTGGATCCGATTAATCCGGATTACGAGCGCTTCCCGGCAATGAAAGGTGCGGTGGGTTATGAAACGACTTTACTTCACGGCGAAACGATATTTATTCCTTCACTCTGGTGGCACTATATCCGATATATTGATGGAGGATTCAGTCTTGCTTTGAGAGCTAATAATTCTGTTTTTACTGCCGTTCGAGGTGGTATGAATCTTGTTCGTCACACGGTGGTGGATAAGGGAATGGCTTCTCTTTTAGGAATTGAATGGCAGCATTGGAAAGAGAAAAAAGCGGTTGAAAAAGCACAGCAACTTATCGCTCAGGAAGCATAG
- the uvrB gene encoding excinuclease ABC subunit UvrB, which produces MNFELTSEYQPTGDQPEAIRQLLEGIAAGEPAQTLLGVTGSGKTFTVANVVAEINRPTLVLSHNKTLAAQLYGEFKQFFPNNAVEYFISYYDYYQPEAFISSTNTYIEKDLMINQEIDKLRLHTVSSLMSGRRDVLVVASVSCIYGAGNPNEYKKSIVKAKLGDIVSRNQFLFRLVEILYSRTEVEFGRGTFRVKGDTVDVYPGYADFAYRFIFFGDEIEEIQRIEPDSGKKISSEKAVSIFPANLFVTGRDVLSQSIKEIQDDLVKQINYFTSNGRVSEAERVKERTEFDMEMMRELGYCSGIENYSRYFDRRIPGQRPFCLLDYFPEDFLMVVDESHATMPQLKAMWGGDRSRKEALVEYGFRLPSALDNRPLTFQEFEDLTPQTIFVSATPAEYELRRSDGVVVEQIIRPTGLLDPEIEVRPSLNQIDDLLEEITIRIKQGDRVLITTLTKRMAEELSKYLDRVGIKCRYIHSEVKALDRVEILRELRLGVFDVLVGVNLLREGLDLPEVSLVAIMDADKEGFLRDIRSLIQTIGRAARNENGKVLMYADVMTGSMEQAISETNRRRAIQLAYNQEHGITPKTILKSKEAIMEQTSVADSKPRKIYVEPSEIRVAADPVVQYMGKNDLQKLIVETQKKMESAAKDMDFLEAARLRDELLQLKERAKEKV; this is translated from the coding sequence ATGAATTTTGAACTCACTTCCGAATACCAGCCTACGGGAGATCAGCCCGAGGCAATCAGACAACTTTTAGAGGGAATTGCAGCCGGAGAACCCGCTCAGACGCTATTGGGTGTAACGGGTTCGGGAAAGACTTTTACCGTAGCGAATGTCGTGGCGGAAATAAATCGTCCCACGTTGGTACTAAGCCATAATAAAACTTTGGCCGCCCAGCTTTATGGCGAGTTTAAGCAGTTTTTTCCAAATAACGCGGTTGAATATTTTATTAGTTACTACGACTATTATCAGCCGGAAGCTTTTATTTCAAGCACAAATACGTACATCGAAAAGGACCTGATGATCAATCAGGAAATTGATAAATTACGACTGCATACCGTTTCTTCGCTCATGAGCGGACGCCGGGATGTTTTGGTAGTTGCCTCTGTATCATGTATTTATGGTGCCGGAAACCCGAATGAATATAAAAAGAGTATTGTAAAAGCAAAGCTTGGTGATATCGTAAGTCGCAACCAGTTTTTATTCAGACTGGTAGAAATTCTTTACAGTCGTACCGAAGTAGAATTCGGTCGCGGGACTTTCAGGGTTAAGGGAGATACGGTTGATGTTTATCCAGGTTATGCAGATTTCGCATATCGGTTCATCTTTTTTGGAGATGAGATTGAAGAAATTCAGCGTATTGAACCGGATTCCGGAAAGAAAATTTCAAGTGAAAAAGCGGTTTCAATTTTTCCTGCTAATCTCTTCGTGACAGGACGCGATGTTCTTTCTCAATCCATTAAAGAAATTCAGGATGATCTGGTCAAACAGATCAATTATTTCACCAGCAATGGAAGAGTATCAGAAGCAGAGCGTGTGAAAGAACGTACGGAATTTGATATGGAAATGATGCGTGAACTTGGTTATTGTTCTGGTATTGAGAACTATTCGAGATACTTTGATCGCCGAATTCCGGGTCAGCGCCCTTTTTGTTTGCTGGATTATTTCCCGGAAGATTTCCTGATGGTTGTTGATGAAAGTCATGCCACTATGCCGCAGCTTAAAGCGATGTGGGGCGGCGACCGTTCCAGAAAAGAAGCGTTGGTAGAATATGGTTTCCGTTTGCCATCAGCTTTGGATAATCGCCCACTGACTTTCCAGGAATTTGAAGATTTAACGCCACAGACGATTTTTGTAAGCGCAACGCCGGCAGAATATGAATTACGTCGTTCGGATGGTGTTGTGGTTGAACAGATTATTCGTCCGACGGGCTTGCTCGATCCTGAAATTGAAGTGCGTCCAAGTTTGAATCAGATCGATGATTTGTTGGAGGAAATTACAATCCGTATCAAACAAGGCGACCGCGTTCTGATCACTACTTTGACCAAAAGAATGGCAGAGGAACTGAGTAAATATCTGGATCGTGTCGGGATAAAATGTCGTTACATCCATTCAGAAGTTAAAGCATTGGATCGTGTTGAAATTCTTCGTGAATTACGTCTTGGTGTCTTCGATGTTCTGGTTGGAGTTAACCTTTTGCGTGAAGGTCTGGATTTACCGGAAGTTTCTCTGGTAGCAATTATGGATGCGGATAAAGAAGGTTTTTTAAGAGATATTCGTTCGTTGATTCAAACAATCGGTCGTGCGGCACGGAATGAAAACGGGAAGGTTTTGATGTACGCTGATGTAATGACCGGTTCGATGGAACAGGCAATTAGTGAAACAAACCGCCGCCGTGCAATTCAACTTGCTTATAACCAAGAACATGGAATAACTCCGAAAACGATTCTGAAATCGAAAGAAGCAATTATGGAACAAACATCCGTCGCCGATTCGAAACCAAGAAAAATATATGTTGAACCATCCGAAATCCGGGTAGCTGCTGATCCTGTTGTTCAATACATGGGTAAAAACGATCTGCAAAAATTGATTGTAGAAACGCAGAAGAAAATGGAAAGTGCTGCGAAGGATATGGACTTTTTGGAAGCAGCGCGGTTGCGTGATGAGTTGCTGCAGTTGAAGGAGCGGGCTAAGGAGAAGGTTTAA
- a CDS encoding 5' nucleotidase, NT5C type codes for MKKTVAIDMDNVIADIETNWIKLYEQEFGVRVDKKDLLGKPEDFAFPEPDKARSLIYKPGFFRNAPLIEGAVEALKELQEDFEIYIVSAAMEFPNSLLEKHDWLAEHFPFISWKNIIFCGDKSVIGTDFLIDDHLKNLDFHKGMPILFTAGHNINVTKHTRVNNWIEAVELLKKNLATV; via the coding sequence ATGAAGAAAACAGTAGCCATAGACATGGATAATGTCATAGCAGATATTGAAACAAACTGGATAAAATTATACGAACAAGAATTTGGAGTTCGCGTTGATAAAAAAGATCTGTTGGGGAAACCGGAAGATTTTGCTTTTCCGGAACCTGATAAGGCAAGAAGTCTTATATACAAACCGGGATTTTTCCGAAACGCGCCGCTTATAGAAGGTGCTGTTGAAGCACTGAAAGAATTGCAGGAAGATTTTGAAATTTATATCGTTTCGGCGGCCATGGAATTCCCAAATTCTTTGCTTGAAAAACATGACTGGCTGGCTGAACACTTTCCGTTTATTTCCTGGAAAAATATTATTTTCTGCGGAGATAAGAGCGTTATTGGCACCGACTTTTTGATTGACGATCACTTAAAAAATCTTGATTTCCACAAAGGAATGCCTATACTTTTTACGGCCGGACATAATATCAATGTGACCAAACACACGAGGGTTAATAACTGGATTGAGGCTGTGGAATTGTTGAAAAAGAATTTGGCAACAGTATAG
- a CDS encoding DeoR/GlpR family DNA-binding transcription regulator — protein sequence MLKEERFQVILTQLGQDQKVHLTDLSHILKVSEDTVRRDIKELADQGLLKSVRGGAVPHSPGPHHFKDRIEYGNEQKRIIANKALRFLKDGQVAIFDGGTSAMLIAQALPKDIHLTVVTNSFPIASILEEHEKVEVLFAGGRLIKNSFVTIGNETIQYFRKFRVDICFSGICSIHPELGVTGPDYEESEVKRAMVESSKEIIALSTLEKLGTAEAYYVCPTNQLTTIITDQPDNLDAFEIYKSMGIKMV from the coding sequence ATGCTTAAAGAAGAACGTTTTCAGGTAATTCTAACCCAGCTTGGACAAGATCAAAAGGTTCATTTAACCGATCTGAGCCATATATTAAAAGTGTCGGAGGACACAGTTCGTCGAGATATTAAGGAGCTTGCCGATCAGGGACTTCTGAAATCTGTAAGGGGAGGAGCCGTGCCGCATTCACCAGGTCCGCATCATTTCAAGGATCGGATTGAATACGGAAATGAGCAAAAACGAATTATTGCAAACAAGGCTTTACGTTTTCTAAAAGACGGGCAGGTTGCCATTTTTGATGGCGGAACATCGGCTATGTTAATTGCTCAGGCATTACCAAAAGATATTCATTTGACGGTCGTAACAAACAGCTTTCCAATTGCCAGTATTTTAGAAGAACATGAAAAAGTGGAGGTCTTATTTGCGGGTGGAAGGCTGATAAAAAATTCTTTCGTTACTATCGGAAATGAAACCATTCAATATTTCAGAAAATTCAGAGTAGATATATGCTTTTCGGGAATTTGCAGTATTCATCCTGAACTTGGCGTAACAGGTCCGGATTATGAAGAAAGTGAAGTCAAACGAGCTATGGTGGAGTCTTCCAAAGAAATCATTGCGCTTTCAACGTTAGAGAAATTAGGAACCGCCGAAGCATATTATGTTTGTCCGACCAATCAGTTAACGACAATTATAACCGATCAGCCGGACAATCTGGATGCTTTCGAAATCTATAAATCGATGGGAATTAAAATGGTTTAG
- a CDS encoding 3-hydroxyacyl-CoA dehydrogenase: MQLQNSTALITGGASGLGEATARLFLSQGANAVILDLNETSGKSLEQEFPGKLKFVKTDVADEVDVKLAINSALEIFGSIQIVVNCAGIAIARKTIGKVDGIYGPHSLEAFEKTIRINLFGTFNVIRLAGFALEKNEPNIEGERGVIINTASVAAYDGQIGQAAYAASKGGIVSMTLPIAREFAKAGIRVMTIAPGLFETPLLMDLPEEARISLGQQVPFPSRLGKPSEYALLAKSIVENPMLNGEVIRLDGAIRMGAK; this comes from the coding sequence ATGCAACTACAAAACTCCACAGCACTTATTACCGGCGGAGCTTCCGGGCTTGGCGAAGCCACAGCGAGATTATTTCTTTCACAAGGAGCCAATGCTGTTATACTTGACCTCAACGAGACTTCGGGAAAATCACTTGAACAGGAATTTCCTGGCAAATTAAAATTTGTAAAAACAGACGTAGCAGATGAAGTTGATGTCAAATTGGCTATTAATTCTGCTTTGGAAATATTTGGTTCGATTCAGATTGTTGTGAATTGCGCAGGTATTGCAATTGCCCGGAAAACCATTGGAAAAGTCGATGGAATTTATGGACCACATTCGTTAGAAGCCTTTGAAAAAACGATTCGGATCAACCTGTTTGGGACATTTAATGTGATTCGTTTGGCAGGTTTTGCTTTGGAAAAAAATGAACCGAATATCGAAGGTGAGCGCGGCGTTATTATAAATACAGCATCTGTTGCAGCATATGACGGTCAAATAGGCCAAGCGGCTTATGCTGCCAGCAAAGGTGGTATTGTAAGTATGACTTTACCAATAGCACGCGAATTTGCAAAAGCAGGTATTCGGGTAATGACCATTGCACCAGGATTGTTTGAAACACCGCTATTAATGGATTTGCCGGAGGAAGCCAGAATTTCTCTTGGACAACAAGTGCCATTTCCATCACGTTTGGGAAAACCATCTGAATATGCTTTGCTGGCAAAATCAATCGTGGAAAATCCGATGTTAAACGGCGAAGTAATACGATTGGATGGTGCGATAAGGATGGGAGCAAAATAA
- a CDS encoding DUF6934 family protein: protein MNYKPYTLNISDNNTRFQFQSVGKRGVFEKVIQFMQLSPELYNLALLDYNPFTGEENDLSITNNGDMPEILATVMNAIILFTIEFPDRTVYFKGSSKSRTRLYQISINKVYLDLRKDLIIYGSINNEWVPFEPNLSFDSFLIVKNVNNSD, encoded by the coding sequence ATGAATTACAAACCATACACATTAAACATAAGTGATAATAACACACGTTTTCAGTTCCAAAGTGTTGGGAAGCGAGGTGTTTTTGAAAAAGTAATACAATTTATGCAGTTATCTCCTGAATTATACAACCTAGCTTTATTAGACTATAATCCATTCACTGGCGAGGAAAATGATTTGTCTATTACAAACAATGGTGATATGCCAGAAATTTTAGCTACCGTCATGAATGCGATTATTCTTTTTACTATTGAATTCCCTGATAGGACAGTTTATTTCAAAGGTAGTTCAAAATCCCGAACACGATTATACCAGATTTCTATAAATAAAGTTTATCTTGATCTTCGGAAGGATTTAATTATATACGGATCAATAAATAATGAATGGGTTCCGTTTGAACCAAACTTGTCATTTGATAGTTTTTTGATTGTTAAAAATGTCAATAATTCAGATTAA
- the ileS gene encoding isoleucine--tRNA ligase yields the protein MNYKEYKNLSYPQIGDDILKFWKDNKIFEASIDTREGSPSFTFYEGPPSANGTPGIHHVMARSIKDIFCRYKTLQGFQVKRKGGWDTHGLPVELQVEKELGITKDDIGKTISVEEYNERCRQTVMKFTDQWNDLTEKMGYWVDLENPYVTYENEYIESLWSLLKKLYDKGLLYKGYTIQPYSPAAGTGLSSHELNMPGTYKDVKDTTIVAMFKVKAVESYSVFADVEGLVDLRILAWTTTPWTLPANSALTVGANINYVLVKTFNPYTHEPVEVVLAKDLIGKYFTEKGKDGDFEGYAASDKKLLPWTVLKEFKGKDLEGVEYEQLMPYIQPDKPAFRVIIGDFVTTEDGTGVVHTSPTFGADDFRVSHANGIPAIMVKDETGKEVPIVDRRGRFVKEITDYAGRFVKPEYYSAEEQADPEFRATDVLIAIKLKEEGKAFKVEKYEHTYPHCWRTDKPVLYYPLDSWFIKTTAMKDKLVELNKTINWKPESTGTGRFGNWLENLVDWNLSRSRYWGTPLPIWRSEVGEEVCVGAISELKELLESANASGKLSAEQTESNSSYLAKLGEGDFDLHRPYVDNIYFVSAQGNIMFREPDLIDVWFDSGAMPYAQWHYPFENNETFNESYPADFISEGVDQTRGWFFTLHAIAGMLFDSVAFKNVVSTGLVLDKNGNKMSKRLGNAVDPFETLGKYGPDATRWYMITNAEPWDNLKFNIDGIQEVQRKFFGTLLNTYNFFALYANLDGYNFHEATSVPVESRTELDRWILSKLNTLIKEVGEQFDDYNPTKAGRLVQDFVTDQLSNWYIRLNRRRFWNPSSENAGLTEDKKAAYETLQHCLVTVSQLMSPIAPFFAEWLYKSLTDGIREESIKADSHLKYDSVHLSHWPHVEYNEIDLDLEEAMEMAQSISSLVHSIRKKHKLKVRQPLSKVLIPALTEKTSRQIHQVASIILSEVNVKDVDAINDNDGFFHKRAKPNFKVLGKKFGKDMQAVAEKIKLWDNTEIKQLEKDGQYLITDLHPVAAILIDEVEIYTEDVPGWLVASENGLTVALDITVTDELRLEGIARDFVNRVQNLRKDSGFEVTDKIKITLQNNDELLASAVTANREYICQEVQALDLSLVGDLNGSASEIEMDEFLLKVKIEVVS from the coding sequence ATGAACTACAAAGAGTATAAAAACCTCAGTTATCCACAGATTGGTGATGATATACTGAAATTTTGGAAAGACAATAAAATTTTTGAAGCGTCGATCGACACGCGTGAGGGTTCGCCTTCCTTTACTTTTTATGAAGGACCACCTTCAGCAAACGGAACGCCGGGTATTCACCACGTAATGGCGCGTTCGATTAAGGATATTTTCTGTCGTTACAAAACCCTTCAGGGCTTTCAGGTAAAGCGTAAAGGGGGCTGGGATACGCACGGACTTCCGGTTGAATTGCAGGTTGAAAAAGAACTTGGAATTACCAAAGATGATATTGGCAAAACAATTTCAGTAGAAGAATATAACGAAAGATGTCGCCAGACGGTCATGAAATTCACTGACCAATGGAATGATCTTACGGAAAAAATGGGTTATTGGGTGGACCTGGAAAATCCATACGTAACCTACGAAAACGAATACATCGAAAGTCTTTGGAGCTTGCTTAAAAAGCTATACGACAAAGGCTTACTTTATAAAGGTTACACAATTCAACCGTATTCCCCGGCAGCTGGAACCGGACTTTCCTCACATGAATTGAACATGCCCGGCACATACAAAGATGTGAAGGACACAACGATTGTGGCGATGTTCAAGGTAAAAGCGGTAGAAAGCTATTCTGTTTTTGCGGATGTTGAAGGTTTGGTTGATCTGCGCATTTTGGCATGGACAACAACACCGTGGACTTTGCCTGCAAACTCAGCTTTGACGGTTGGAGCCAATATTAATTATGTATTGGTAAAAACTTTCAATCCTTACACTCATGAACCCGTTGAAGTGGTTTTGGCTAAGGATTTAATTGGTAAATATTTTACTGAAAAAGGAAAAGACGGAGATTTTGAAGGTTATGCTGCGAGCGATAAAAAATTGCTCCCATGGACTGTCTTGAAAGAATTTAAAGGAAAAGATCTGGAAGGTGTTGAATATGAGCAGTTGATGCCATATATCCAGCCAGACAAACCTGCTTTCCGTGTGATCATCGGCGATTTCGTTACGACAGAAGATGGTACCGGCGTGGTGCATACTTCTCCAACTTTTGGCGCGGACGACTTTCGGGTTTCTCATGCGAATGGTATTCCTGCCATTATGGTAAAAGATGAAACCGGAAAAGAGGTGCCGATCGTAGATCGGCGCGGACGTTTTGTGAAGGAAATTACAGATTATGCGGGCCGTTTTGTGAAGCCTGAATATTATTCAGCAGAAGAACAGGCTGATCCTGAATTCCGTGCAACGGACGTTTTGATTGCGATCAAACTGAAAGAAGAAGGAAAAGCGTTCAAGGTTGAAAAATACGAACATACCTATCCGCATTGCTGGCGCACGGACAAACCGGTTTTATATTATCCATTGGATAGCTGGTTTATCAAAACGACGGCGATGAAAGATAAGCTGGTTGAATTGAACAAAACAATAAACTGGAAACCGGAAAGTACCGGAACGGGCCGTTTTGGAAACTGGCTGGAAAACCTGGTTGACTGGAATTTATCGCGTTCACGTTACTGGGGAACGCCGCTTCCGATCTGGCGCAGTGAAGTTGGAGAAGAAGTTTGTGTTGGTGCGATCAGTGAATTGAAAGAATTGCTTGAAAGTGCAAATGCTTCTGGTAAATTATCAGCAGAACAAACTGAAAGCAATTCGTCTTATCTGGCAAAATTGGGTGAAGGAGATTTTGATCTTCACCGTCCTTACGTTGATAATATTTATTTCGTTTCTGCTCAGGGAAATATCATGTTCCGAGAGCCGGATCTGATCGACGTTTGGTTTGATTCAGGTGCGATGCCTTATGCACAATGGCATTATCCGTTTGAAAACAATGAAACTTTCAACGAAAGTTATCCGGCAGATTTTATCTCGGAAGGCGTTGACCAGACACGTGGGTGGTTCTTCACTTTGCATGCGATTGCCGGCATGTTGTTTGATTCGGTAGCGTTCAAAAACGTTGTTTCAACAGGTTTGGTTTTGGATAAAAATGGTAACAAGATGTCCAAACGTCTTGGAAACGCCGTTGATCCATTCGAAACACTTGGAAAATATGGTCCTGATGCAACGCGCTGGTACATGATCACCAATGCGGAACCATGGGATAACCTTAAATTTAACATCGACGGAATTCAGGAAGTACAGCGCAAGTTTTTCGGAACGCTGCTTAATACTTACAATTTCTTCGCTTTGTATGCAAATCTGGACGGTTATAACTTCCATGAAGCCACGTCTGTTCCTGTCGAAAGCAGAACGGAACTGGATCGCTGGATTTTGTCAAAACTGAATACGCTGATCAAAGAAGTTGGCGAGCAGTTTGACGATTATAACCCGACAAAAGCGGGACGTCTGGTTCAGGATTTCGTAACGGATCAGCTTTCAAACTGGTACATCCGTTTAAACCGTCGCCGTTTCTGGAACCCATCAAGCGAAAACGCTGGTTTGACAGAAGACAAAAAAGCAGCTTATGAAACTTTGCAGCATTGCCTTGTTACGGTTTCTCAGCTAATGTCACCTATCGCTCCGTTTTTTGCGGAATGGTTGTACAAAAGTTTGACGGACGGAATCAGAGAAGAATCGATCAAAGCGGATTCTCATTTGAAATACGACTCGGTGCATTTGTCCCATTGGCCGCATGTTGAATACAATGAAATCGACCTTGATCTGGAAGAAGCGATGGAAATGGCTCAGTCGATTAGTTCGCTGGTTCACTCGATCCGTAAAAAACATAAATTAAAAGTACGCCAGCCACTTTCAAAAGTTTTGATTCCGGCATTGACAGAAAAAACCAGTCGCCAGATCCATCAGGTTGCTTCGATTATTTTGTCAGAAGTTAACGTGAAAGACGTTGATGCAATCAACGACAACGACGGATTTTTTCATAAAAGAGCAAAACCGAATTTTAAGGTTTTAGGTAAAAAATTCGGAAAAGATATGCAGGCTGTTGCAGAGAAAATCAAACTTTGGGACAATACTGAAATCAAGCAACTGGAAAAAGACGGTCAGTATTTAATCACTGATCTTCATCCGGTTGCTGCGATTTTGATTGACGAAGTTGAAATCTATACCGAAGATGTTCCAGGCTGGTTGGTTGCAAGCGAAAATGGCTTGACGGTCGCACTTGATATTACCGTTACCGACGAACTTCGTCTGGAAGGTATTGCGCGTGACTTCGTAAACCGTGTTCAAAATCTTCGTAAAGATAGCGGATTTGAGGTAACGGATAAAATCAAAATCACGCTTCAAAACAATGATGAATTACTGGCAAGCGCAGTGACTGCGAACCGTGAATATATTTGTCAGGAAGTTCAGGCTCTGGATCTTAGCCTGGTCGGCGACCTAAATGGCTCGGCTAGTGAGATTGAAATGGATGAATTTTTGTTGAAAGTGAAGATTGAGGTTGTTTCTTAA
- the can gene encoding carbonate dehydratase, with protein MELYHRLLEANKDWAVKKLELDENYFDRLSADQKPDFLWIGCSDSRVPAEELTGSRPGDMFVHRNVANLVVSTDMNMLSVLQYAVEVLKVRHILVVGHYGCGGIKAAMTHQDLGLINKWLRNIKDVYQKYAPELNAIEDETDRTNRLVELNVVEQVNNLLKTTIVQKAWNRGQNLHLHGWVFGLNNGIIKPIIDLPAGSEIADIYRYDFE; from the coding sequence ATGGAATTATATCACCGACTTCTGGAAGCGAATAAAGACTGGGCAGTTAAAAAACTGGAACTGGATGAAAATTATTTTGACAGACTTTCCGCAGATCAAAAACCTGATTTTCTTTGGATAGGATGTTCTGATAGTCGTGTGCCTGCTGAGGAACTGACAGGTTCACGCCCTGGCGATATGTTTGTTCATAGAAATGTCGCAAATCTTGTTGTAAGTACGGACATGAATATGTTGAGCGTACTTCAATACGCTGTTGAAGTGTTAAAAGTGAGACATATTCTCGTTGTGGGCCATTACGGCTGTGGTGGTATAAAAGCTGCCATGACGCATCAGGATCTTGGTTTGATCAATAAATGGCTACGTAATATTAAAGATGTTTACCAGAAATATGCGCCCGAACTGAATGCGATTGAAGATGAAACTGATCGTACCAATCGATTGGTTGAATTAAATGTTGTAGAGCAGGTCAACAATCTTTTGAAAACAACCATTGTTCAGAAAGCATGGAATCGTGGACAGAATCTGCATTTGCATGGCTGGGTATTCGGGCTTAATAATGGAATTATCAAGCCAATCATTGACCTGCCGGCAGGCTCCGAAATTGCCGATATTTACAGATATGATTTTGAATAA